Proteins encoded in a region of the Campylobacter sp. RM16189 genome:
- a CDS encoding 3-methyladenine DNA glycosylase gives MRSEELLITLLNAGIKADLQDELWWPNSRSFEVVVGAILVQNTAWKNAQKALDNLKNSGNLTLERLANLDVATIAIMIKPSGFYNTKAKRLSALCKAIYEEFGSFESFKQNVSREWLLGIRGIGAETCDAILCYACEREVMCVDSYALRILAHFGYEFESYEEAREWFEDIDTSAVCKAYGKELSLNQIFARYHGKIVEFGKAHFKGKKIDEAGVALLDVLK, from the coding sequence TTGAGAAGCGAAGAACTATTAATAACGCTTTTAAATGCGGGAATTAAAGCGGATTTGCAAGATGAGCTTTGGTGGCCAAATTCTCGCAGTTTTGAAGTGGTTGTCGGTGCAATTTTAGTGCAAAATACTGCATGGAAAAACGCTCAAAAGGCGCTTGATAATCTAAAAAATAGCGGAAATTTAACTCTTGAACGCTTGGCGAATTTAGATGTGGCAACGATTGCGATTATGATTAAGCCAAGCGGATTTTATAACACCAAAGCAAAGAGGTTAAGTGCGCTTTGCAAGGCGATATACGAGGAATTTGGCAGCTTTGAGAGCTTTAAGCAAAACGTGAGTAGAGAGTGGCTTCTTGGCATTAGAGGCATAGGTGCCGAGACTTGTGACGCGATACTTTGCTATGCTTGCGAGCGCGAGGTGATGTGCGTGGATAGCTACGCACTTAGGATTTTGGCTCATTTCGGATATGAATTTGAAAGCTACGAAGAGGCGCGCGAGTGGTTTGAGGATATCGATACAAGCGCGGTTTGCAAAGCTTACGGAAAAGAGCTTAGTCTAAATCAAATTTTTGCGCGCTATCACGGCAAGATAGTGGAATTTGGCAAAGCTCACTTCAAGGGAAAGAAGATTGACGAAGCAGGGGTTGCTTTGCTTGATGTGTTAAAATAA